The following is a genomic window from Citrifermentans bemidjiense Bem.
CCCCTCCCACCCGTTCTATTTCCCTTTGCTGAAGCACCCGCAAGAGCCTCACCTGCGCCTGAGGCGGCAGCTCCCCGATTTCATCGAGAAAGATGGTCCCCCCAGTTGCCCGCTCGAAGCGGCCACGCTTTTCGGTGACTGCTCCGGTAAAGGCCCCCTTTTCGTGGCCGAAAAGCTCGCTATCTATAAGGCCCTCTGGGATGGCGCCGCAGTTCACCTTGATGAAGGGGCCGTCCTTGCGCGGCGAAGCAAAGTGGATGGCATTGGCGATCACTTCTTTCCCGGTCCCGGTTTCTCCCATCAAGAGCACCGTATTGGAAAGCGGAGCCACCTGTTGGACCATTTCCATGACGTTTCTCAGCCCCGTGTTCCCGCCGATGATCTCGTCCCCCAACTTTGGCGCCAGTTCGCTGCGCAGGAAGCGGTTGTCGTCCAAGAGTATGTCCCGGTATCTGACCACGGCTTCGTGGGCTAATGCGTTGGCAAGGGCCATGGCAAAGGGCTCGACAACCACCGAAAGCAGTGCCATGTGGTCTGATGTGTACCTCTTTTCGCCTTTTGCCCGCAGGATCAGGAAGCCGATAAGTTCGTCTTCGATACGCAGAGGCATGGATAGGTCCGAGCACCCCTCAAGCTTGATTAAGGGGGCGAAGGTACGGATCCTCTCGTCCGCATCCGAAGCGTTCAGTATAAAGGGAGCGCGCAGTCCGCCGAGCCACTCCCAGACCCCTTCTGGAAGCGGGACGATCTCCACCGGCGGCCTGTGGCCTACCGAGGCGAACGCGATACGACGGGTGGCCCCCAGGCTCTTGTCCGGTATATCGAGGAACATGTGATCGATTGGGAAGTGATCCCGCAAGTACTCGAAAGCCCTCTCGAAGGCGATGTTGATCTGCAGGCTGCTGCAGATCCTGAGCGTCACTTCTCTGAAGAATTCGTCTTTTTCGACAGCCATAATAATTAAACGCTCCGCTAAACAGAATTGCTCATCCACTGTAACGCTATGCTGTCAGTGACGTGTTTTGAAATTGTCATATTCAGCAAATTACCGGATTACGCAAAGTCTGGCAATAGCCAGTTGTCATATTTGGTTTTTAATTCCTACCCATCCACCTTATTATCCTGTTTTTGCAATATTTTTTGCTTGGCACGCATATCGCTTTGATTTCAAATCGCAAATGATTCGCCGAAGGCATTTGCCTGATTTTCACCAAAAAATGGAGGTATACAATGAGCAACGTGATCGAAATCGTCGAATTCACCGATCCGGTTTGCACCTGGTGCTGGGGCAGCGAGCCTGTTCTGCATAAGCTGGAAACTAGATATGGCGAACAGGTAAAAGTCAGTTTTATCATGGCAGGTTTGGTTAAGGACATCACGGCGTTTTACGACAGCTACAACGACATCGGAGGAGACCCGGTCCGCTCCAATAGGCAAATCGCAAAGCATTGGCTTGAAGCTTCCCAGCGTCACGGAATGCCTGTAAAAATCGATGGATTCGGGTTGTTTTCTCGGGAGCGGGTGTCTTCGTACCCGTTGAATATCGCTTACAAAGCAGCACAAATACAAGATCAAACCATGGCCAACAGATTTCTTAGGCGCATTCGTGAAGCATCTGCTGCCGAGGCGAAGTTGACAAATACGACCGAGGTATTGGTAGAATTGGCCTCCGAAGTAGGTCTGGATGTCGCCCGCTTTGTGGAGGATTTTTCCAGCGGAGCCGCCCAGGAGGCTTTCGAGCAGGATCTCGCGACAACGGAACGATATAATGCCCGAGGTTTTCCCACTTTTCTCGTGCGATTTGCTGGAAAGGAGACTCTTCTACGTGGATACAGGAGGTATGAAGATTTCAAGGCTGTGATTGGACTGATGACAGAAGAAACAATTATTGAGCGGCCGACTCCCGCCAGCGAAGAGGCAATCTTTGCCTTTATACGAAGATACGGCTCAGTCGCACCCGTCGAAATCGCAACGACCTTCGACCTGACTGGTGGAGAATTGGCATCCACGCTGGCTTCGCTTGTGCTCAAACAGACAATCGTGTGCCGTGAAGCGGGAAATGGATATTTTGTATCCCCCAAAATTAGTTCAGCGGCTTGCGATACTGCAACCGGCATCTGCAAGGCAGTTTGACCGTAAACTAGAAAACGTTAGTCCCCATCCAGAAAAAGGCCTTGTCAAATCAGCTCCCTAAATCCGATACAGAAGGAGACAGTCATGAAAACCGAAAAATTCACAGCGACAAACGCAGCCATGCTTCTCATCGATCATCAAGTCGGAACCCTAAGTTGGTGCTGCAACATCCCTCAAGAATTGATCAAAAATAACACACGTGCGCTGGCTCGCGCAGCGAAGGCGCTGGATATGCCTCTGATTCTCACAAGCAGCATGGAAGAATACACACAGGGGCCCCTACTCAAGGATTTGGAAGAGATCGCACCGGAAGAGTACGCTCGCCGGGTGAAGCGGTTCGGGGTAGTGAACGCTTGGGATGATCCCAACTACAAGGCGGCTGTCATGGCAACCGGACGGCGGAATCTCATCATCGCGGGTCTCACTAACGATGTTTGCATCGTTTACCCGGCGATAAGCGCAGTAGAGGAAGGCTTCAGCGTGCAGGTAGTAGTCGATGCCGGCGGTTCTCCGACCCAGATCGCAGATGAAACCGCCTTGAGGCGCATGGAGCGTGCGGGGGTGACTCTCACGTCGACCAATCAGCTCATCGCCGAGCTGGCGGGCTCGTGGACAAACGAAGGCGGCTCCAAACTGATCCAGATATTGTTCGAAGAAGTGTTGGTACACCTCGGCAAACCGTCTGCCTAAACGGCCTCTGTACAATCTAGCATGGCATTTTGCCCCTCAGGAGCCATCCTGTGGGGCAAAATGCCATCAGAGGTATCAGTCGGAGCCGGCTGAGGCGATCTCCGACTTGTTCTCTTTCACCACACCATATTTCACATCGAATTTGTTCTTTTTCCCCTCAGTGCACTTGAATTGATCCCTCCTACGCCTCCTGGGCCATGAATTTGCCATTTATAAAACCTGTGCGCAATGCAGACATATTGCATCGGCTAGATTTGATGGGCCTGTTTTCGCTCTCTTTGGCAACTTGTGCAGCGCAATGGCATTGCCTTATTCAGTAAATTGTTGAATTTGACAAAACAAAGCGATGCTGTTTTGTTTTATTTGGTGAATAGCCAAACCGTACGCCTGCAACAATCTGTTATCACTATACAATTTATTTGGCATGGATGTCGCTATGGCAATCGTAAATTGATCGCCGTAAGTCTTAATGTCGGTCGTTTTCTAGTTTCACGAGACAGGGGTATTACCAATTACGCCCCCAATACCGGATCTCGCTACCATTCATAAAGCAATATGGGAGGGAAAGACAATGTATGGGTACCAGTTGACATTTTTTACCCAGCAGGATCGAACACATAAGAATCGGTGTCTGGGGGAATGGCTCATCGAGGAGGCGCTTTGCATGGGCATCAAAGGCGCAACGATGTTCACTGCAGCAGAAGGTTTTGGTCGAGAGCGAAAGCTACACTTCGTAGGATATTTTGATGTCTCCGATCAACCGATAGAGGTCTCCATGGCGGTCAGCGAGGAGGCGGCCAGCATATTTTTAGAACATTTGAAACAGGAAGGAATCGATGTCTTTTATATCAAGTCGCCTATCGAATTCGGCACAACAGGGAATCGGTAAGCGATCCGACGGCTTTACAAGCTTCGTTTAACACTTGTCTGGGGTAGATCATGCGGTTTGGAAATGAAAACGACTTTGACATGACTGGAGAGTTCGCAAACCGGCCGGATGCACGAAAATACATCCGCCACTTGCCCGTGTTCCTGAGCCTTGCCTTCCTGGGCGCATGTGCCGTCGGCCCTGATTTCAAGAGGCCGGTGAGCACGCCTCCCGCGCACCTCATGGAGACCACCGGCGAAACCGGCAGGCAGAGCCAGGTAGTGACGGGGAAGATGGAGACGGCATGGTGGACGCTGTTCAACGACGAGATTCTGAGCGAACTTCAGGAGCGCGCTCAGAGAGGGAACTTCGATCTGCAGTTGGCGGCTGCGCGTCTGGCGCAAAGCCGTGCGCAGACCGGCATAGCTAATTCTGCAGGGCTTCCGCATCTCAGCATAGGCGGCTCCTATGCGCGGGCCGCAGACAGCGCTAACGGCCAAATGGCGCTACTTGGCGCTCCCGACACCCCCTACGACATTATGCAGGCGGGATTCAACGCGAGTTGGGAAATCGACATGTGGGGGCACGCCCGGAGGACCAGCGAGTCTGCCGCGGCATCGCTGCAGGCAAGCGCGTTCCAACGAGAAGGGGTGCGCGTGTCGCTTGCCGCCGAGGTAGCCCGCACCTACATCCAGTTGCGCCACGTCCAGACGCAATTGGACATTACCCGCCAAAACCTGGCCATTGCCGAGAATGCCCTGAAGCTGGCGGACAGTCGTGTAAAAAACGGCATAGCCACCCGCTTCGAGTCGGCAGCATCATCAGCACAGTTGGCGTCGACCAAGGCGCTGATCCCTCGCCTGGAGGAGCAACGTGACGCGCTGATGAATGCCCTCGCCTTGCTGCTTGGCGAACCTCCTCGTACCCTGGATGCCATGTTGACACCGACGCACCAAATCCCGCCCGTGCCAAGCGAGGTGCCAATCGGTTTATCCTCTGAACTTGCTCGCCGTCGCCCCGACATCCTCCAAGCCGAAGCACGTCTTCATGCTGCAACAGCTGCCATCGGTGCAGCCAAAGCTGACTTTTATCCGCGCATCAGCCTGAACGGCAGCCTTGGTTTCCAGTCCCTCAACCTGGATACCTTCGGCAACTGGGCATCGCGCACCTTCGCGGTGGGACCGACTCTCTACCTGCCCATCTTCGAAGGGGGGAGGCTGAGAGGCACGCTTGCCCTTAGCGAGGCCCGTCAACAGGAGGCGGTGATCGCCTATCAGAAAACGGTGCTGCATGCCTGGCACGAGGTCGACGATGCGTTGAGCTCTTATTCCGAGGTACAGCGGCGCGGCGAACAACTGGCCCTGGCCTTCGGCCAATACCGCCAGGCTTACCAAGTTGCGCTGCGTCGCTATGAGCAGGGTGCCGCCGAGTACCTGATGGTCCTGACCGCACAACGCTCGTTATTG
Proteins encoded in this region:
- a CDS encoding isochorismatase family protein, whose translation is MKTEKFTATNAAMLLIDHQVGTLSWCCNIPQELIKNNTRALARAAKALDMPLILTSSMEEYTQGPLLKDLEEIAPEEYARRVKRFGVVNAWDDPNYKAAVMATGRRNLIIAGLTNDVCIVYPAISAVEEGFSVQVVVDAGGSPTQIADETALRRMERAGVTLTSTNQLIAELAGSWTNEGGSKLIQILFEEVLVHLGKPSA
- a CDS encoding DUF190 domain-containing protein is translated as MYGYQLTFFTQQDRTHKNRCLGEWLIEEALCMGIKGATMFTAAEGFGRERKLHFVGYFDVSDQPIEVSMAVSEEAASIFLEHLKQEGIDVFYIKSPIEFGTTGNR
- a CDS encoding DsbA family oxidoreductase, with amino-acid sequence MSNVIEIVEFTDPVCTWCWGSEPVLHKLETRYGEQVKVSFIMAGLVKDITAFYDSYNDIGGDPVRSNRQIAKHWLEASQRHGMPVKIDGFGLFSRERVSSYPLNIAYKAAQIQDQTMANRFLRRIREASAAEAKLTNTTEVLVELASEVGLDVARFVEDFSSGAAQEAFEQDLATTERYNARGFPTFLVRFAGKETLLRGYRRYEDFKAVIGLMTEETIIERPTPASEEAIFAFIRRYGSVAPVEIATTFDLTGGELASTLASLVLKQTIVCREAGNGYFVSPKISSAACDTATGICKAV
- a CDS encoding efflux transporter outer membrane subunit, coding for MRFGNENDFDMTGEFANRPDARKYIRHLPVFLSLAFLGACAVGPDFKRPVSTPPAHLMETTGETGRQSQVVTGKMETAWWTLFNDEILSELQERAQRGNFDLQLAAARLAQSRAQTGIANSAGLPHLSIGGSYARAADSANGQMALLGAPDTPYDIMQAGFNASWEIDMWGHARRTSESAAASLQASAFQREGVRVSLAAEVARTYIQLRHVQTQLDITRQNLAIAENALKLADSRVKNGIATRFESAASSAQLASTKALIPRLEEQRDALMNALALLLGEPPRTLDAMLTPTHQIPPVPSEVPIGLSSELARRRPDILQAEARLHAATAAIGAAKADFYPRISLNGSLGFQSLNLDTFGNWASRTFAVGPTLYLPIFEGGRLRGTLALSEARQQEAVIAYQKTVLHAWHEVDDALSSYSEVQRRGEQLALAFGQYRQAYQVALRRYEQGAAEYLMVLTAQRSLLASQMELADNTSRVSLAMVNLYKALGGGWAAQTDEKGGQR
- a CDS encoding sigma-54-dependent Fis family transcriptional regulator, which gives rise to MAVEKDEFFREVTLRICSSLQINIAFERAFEYLRDHFPIDHMFLDIPDKSLGATRRIAFASVGHRPPVEIVPLPEGVWEWLGGLRAPFILNASDADERIRTFAPLIKLEGCSDLSMPLRIEDELIGFLILRAKGEKRYTSDHMALLSVVVEPFAMALANALAHEAVVRYRDILLDDNRFLRSELAPKLGDEIIGGNTGLRNVMEMVQQVAPLSNTVLLMGETGTGKEVIANAIHFASPRKDGPFIKVNCGAIPEGLIDSELFGHEKGAFTGAVTEKRGRFERATGGTIFLDEIGELPPQAQVRLLRVLQQREIERVGGDRPIPVDIRVIAATHRNLESMVTENRFREDLWFRLNVFPIIVPPLRQRREDVPALARHFVMVKCRELGIAIPPAIVPGALERLMNYGWPGNVRELENLVERELIRHRGGQLRFDSLLSDDKGGEFKHVIEGKAAGHISLDEAMTAHISNVLKLTNGKIHGPGGAAELLGINPNTLRGRMGKLGLKSGRRTG